A region of the Leptospiraceae bacterium genome:
CTAAACTTAAAGAAATTCTCAATGCTATTAATGATGGTATATGGTCGGTCTCATTGCCCGATAGGAAAATACTCTATCTAAGTCCCTCAATAGAATCGATCTATGGATATTCTACAGAAGAGCTGATCGAAAAACCAAGCTTATGGCAAGAGTCTATTCATCCAGATGATCTCTTTGCATTAGAGGATACCATCCAAGAATTGACAGCAAATGGTTCGTCAATTAGTATAAAACGCATAATCAGGAAAGATGGTGCAGTTATCTGGGTGCAAGATAAAAGTTTTTTAATTTATGAGAATGGTAAGCCTATCAAGGTTGTTGGTGTAATAAGCGATATAACCGACAGCAAAAGAAAACAAGAAGAAATTACTACTATCAGGAAAGAAGTAGAAGATATCACAAACGCCGTCAATGAAAGTTCGCTAGTCTCTATTGCCGACATAAATGGAAATATTGTAAAAACGAATCAGCGTTATCGGGACTTGACCGGATACTCAGAAGCTGAACTTCTAGGTCAAAACCACCGTATTTTTAATTCAGGCTACCACAATAAATCATTCTGGAAATCAATGTGGCAAACCATTTCTTCCGGCACTATATGGCGAGGAGAAGTGAAAAACAAAGCAAAAGATGGAAGCGAACATTGGGTTTCAACTATGATCCACCCGATTAAGAACATGGAAGGTGTTATCACCAACTATTTATCCATTAGGCAAGATATTACCGACCGCAAGCAGGCAGAGAAAGAACTACAAGAAAGTGAAGCTCGTTACAGAGGATATATCGACAACGCACCAGATGGGGTTTTTATTGTCGATGCAACTGGGCAATATACGGAGGTAAATGATGCTGGCTGTGCGATGACAGGTTATTCTAAGGAAGAAATTCTGACAATGTCAATATCGGATTTTCTGTTCGAGGAATCCTTTCGAGAAGGGATGAACCATTTTACACGTTTGCTGGAAATTGGTAAATCTGCTGGGGAATTGCCCTTTCGCCATAAAGACGGTTCGAAACGTTGGTGGTCACTTACTACAGCTCGGTTAAATTCCGACCGCTTTATTGGATTTGCCAAAGATATTACCGACCGCAGGCAGGCAGAGGAAGAATTAATAAAAGCTAAAGAAAAAGCGGAAAAGAATGAAGAAAAATACCGGATACTTTTTAATGCAAACAAGGACGGTATTTCTCTTTTAAGCATTGGTATTGATGGAAAACCTTCTGGCTTCATTGATTTTAATGATGCCGTTTGCGAGGCTTTTGGTTTTGCTAGAGATGAATTGATGCATAGAAGGCTCGAAGAATTAGAGGTTCCTGTTCCTGATAATGTTATGATTAAAAGGTTGGAAACTCTTCGAACGAAAGGAATCATTGAATTCGAAACAATAATTAAAAATCAAACCGGAGATTACAGAAATCTGGATGTTAAAGCTGTGTTGATAAATTATTACAACCAGCCTGCCTTGATGAACATTACTAGAGATATTACCGACCGCAAACGGGCAGAATTAGCCTTGAAGCAATTTAACGATATTGCGGAAAATATTCAATTGGGAATATACGTATATCACCTTGAAAATATTAAGGATGACCGAACTCTTCGTTTGACTTACGCCAATCCTGCCACTGAAAAAATGACTGGCATTAAGACGCAAAACATTATAGGAAAAACCTTAGACGAAAATTTTCCCGCACTTAGAGCCTTGAATATTCCGCAAAGATATGCTGAGGTAGTGAGAACGCAGGAGCAAAAAAACTTTGAAGACGTATACTATGACGATGACCGCATTTCTCAATCCTTTTTTTCAGTAAAAGCATTCCCGCTACCCAATAATTATCTTGGCATCGCATTTGAAAATATAACCGAATCAAAACTAATTGCAGAATCATTGGTCATTGCCAAAGAGGAAGCTGAAAATGCCAACAAAGCCAAAAGTGAATTTTTGGCAAATATGAGCCATGAAATACGAACCCCGCTCAATGCAGTGATCGGATTTACTGAGCTACTGAAAAATACTCCCTTGTCGCCGGTGCAACAACAGTATGTAGATATTGCCAATGTATCTGGACATACCTTGTTGGGGGTAATTAACGGTATCCTCGATTTCTCAAAAATAGAAGCCGGAATGTTGAAACTGGAAATGATCAAGGTTGATTTAATCGAGTTAGCAGAACACAGTGTTGAGATTGTTAAGTATTCCGCAATAAAAAAGAATTTGAAAGTGCACCTAGATATCGATCCATCCATACCCCGTTTCTGCATAACTGATCCATTTCGTCTCAGGCAGGTTATCACGAATCTATTGAGTAACGCTGTCAAATTTACACACAAAGGGGAAGTAGAGTTTAAGATTAAGTTTGCAACAATGCCTAACGGTTTAGGAAAATTTCATTTTTCCATTCGCGATACTGGAATAGGTATAAAGGAAGAACAAAAAAATAAACTGTTCAAGGCATTTTCACAGGCAGACAGTTCTACCACTCGCAAATTTGGTGGAACGGGATTAGGCTTAGTCATTTCAGAAATGATCGTGAATAGACTAGGCAGTAAAATTAATATCGAAAGCACACACGGGGAAGGTTCTACTTTTTGGTTTGAATTTGTCACTATAACAGAAGAAGGGGAAAGGCTGCAAATTACTTCCCCTATAGAAAATCGAATATGTTCAGAAACTTCCTTTCCCAATAAAGAGTTTTCAATTCTAATTGTAGAGGATGATCCGATCAATGTCATTCTTCTAGAAGCAATGCTGCGCAAAATCGTTCCGAGCGCAAAATACACAGAAGCCACAACTGGATTGGAAGGATTAGAAAAATATAAACAAAGTCAACCTGATATAGTATTTATGGATATGCAAATGCCGGAAATGGGTGGTTTGGAGGCAACTTGTGAAATACGCAAACTGGAACAAATTAGTAGCAAACATGTTCCCATCATAGCATTTACCGCAGGCGCTTTTAAAGCAGATGAAGAAAAATGCCTCTCTGCTGGTATGAATTATTTTTTGACTAAACCAGCAAAGTTAGAAAACATTACCTTCGTTATACGCAAGTATTTATTTTTAGATGAGACCCCCGATATCGCTCAATGTCATTAAGTTAAGATAAAAGAAAAAAGAATTCACCACGAAGGGCACGAAGAACACGAAGAAAAAAAGGATTCCATCATAAACCCCTTCGTGAACTTCGTGCTCTTCGTGGTGAAAAACTCTTATCTTAATGACATTGCCCGATATCGCTTGGCGGTTGCGGCGATAGCAGGTGGAATTTCGGGGGTGACAGCTAATCCTTCTTCCAATTGAGCGACAGCGCATTTAATACAACAGAAATTGAGCTAAATGCCATTGCACCGCCGCTGACCCAGGGGGCTAATAAGCCTATGCCGGCAATGGGAATTCCGATTGCGTTGTAACAAAGTGCCCAGAAGAAATTTTGTCGAATGTTTCGAACGGTGCTTCGGCTGATTCGGATAACGTCAATTAGTCGTAACAATTTTTCTCCCTTCTGCTTTCAATGAGGAAATGCTTTTAGCTTTATCTTCTGGCAATAGAGAGGCAAATACTTTTTCGATTCCAACTTCATTCGCGATTTTTCTAGCGGTTACTTCATTATCCCCCGTGAGTAATATTGGCTCTATGCCCAATGACTTTAATTTTTTAATCGCGTCTTTGCTGCTTGGTTTTAATTTGTCTTCGATGGCAAAGATTGCTGAATAGGTTTCCTTCCCTGATACGACTGCAAGCACAACCGTGCTTCCTTCTTTTTCCCATTCGTCTGCAGTTTGGAGAATTTCTTTTGGTATAGTAAAGCCCTGGCTACTAATGTAAGATTGTTTGCCTGCAAATACTTGGAAGTTATCGACTAACGCTCTTACTCCACCACCGGATTCTATTTGTAAATTGTTAAATTTTGAAAGGGAGATATTTTTCTCCTTGGCGAAGTTCACAATTGCTTTAGCTAGTGGATGCTCGGAGCCAGCCTCTACCGAGGCAATTTTTTCGAGTGGTATATTTTCATTATCTGCAAGAGCTTTGTATTTAATAACATATGGCTTTCCTTCTGTAAGAGTTCCCGTTTTATCAAATGCGATTGTATTAATAAAGGCTGCTGTTTCTAAGGCTTCTGCATTTCTAAATAAAATTCCTTTTGCGGCGGCTTTACCTGTTCCAACCAAAAGGGAAACAGGAGTCGCTAGACCAAGGGCACAGGGACATGCAATTACTAATATGGCGATTGCTTTTTCAAGTGCAGCACCTAAAATGCCTGGCTCTAAAAATAGAAACCATAGCGCAAAATCAAGAGTAGCCAGTAAGACTACAATTGGAACGAATACTCCAGAAATTTTATCTGCAATTTTTTGGAGTGGGGCACGGCTAGCTTGTGCATCTTCGACGGTTTTAATAATGGAAGCTAAGAGTGTATCTGATCCTATTCTTTCTGCTTTTAAGATTAATGCTCCGTTTCCATTAATGGTTCCGCCGAGTAATTTACTGCTTAATGTTTTTTCTACAGGGAGACTCTCACCGGTTAACATGGATTCGTCTACAGAGCTATTTCCTTCCATTACAATACCATCAGTGGGAATTTTCTCACCCGGCTTTACTAAAATGAGATCTTCTACTTTTAAATATTCCGATGGAACTTCTACCCAGTTGTTTTCTTTTTTAATTCTAGCAGTATCCGGTTTTAGTTTTAATAAGGCTTTTATCGCACTCGAGCTTTGTCCGCGGACTACGGTTTCTATCCATTTGCCTCCGAGAATAAATGTTAGCAATACAGCCGATGTCTCGTAGTATAAAGGTGGAAATGCCGCATGTCCTAGGTGCTCAATATGCTTCCATGCATTTGTATAAAATATATCGTTTTGCTTAATGCCATGCATTAGACTCATTACGAGGCTATACCCGTATGCTGCGGAAGTTCCTGTAACAACAAGCACATCCATGTTAGCCGCTTTGTTTTTTAAGGCTCGATAAGCTCCATCGTAAAAGGGAAACCCAATCCAAAACTGAACCGGTGTTGCAAGCAAGAATTGAAACCATGGATGTAGGAAGATTGCGGGCAATGGTAAAAAAGAAAGAATAGAAAAATGAGAAACCATCGTGTATAAAAGTGGAATAGATAAAAGTGCAGAAATAATAAAACGGAATTTTAATTTATTAAGTTCAGCTTTGTGTTTGTCTTCCGTCTTATCTGCATTAGCCTCCGAGTGCTCAGAGGCTTTGTATCCAAGGGAGTCTACTTTGGTATATAAATCTTCCGGTTTTATAGAATTATCATATCTAACATAAGCAGTCTCGCGGGCAAAATTGACTCTTGCATCTTCGACACCGGCAACTTTGTGTAAACCCTTCTCTATGCGAAGGGCACAATTAGCGCAGGTCATCCCAAAAAGATCAAGTGTAATTTCTTGTTTGTTGTCAGGATTCAATTTTGTTCCCTAGTGAGTAACCTTCTTCCTCTAAGGCAGTTTTTAATTTATTATACATGCTAGCGTCTAATTCCAATTCAACGCTAACAGAATGATTTTTTAAATCAGCTTTCGCAGTAATTCCTTCTTTAGAAAATTCTTTTTCTACATGCATAACGCAGTGTCCACAAGTCATCCCTTCTAATTGGTATAAAGATTTCATGGTATTAATTCTCCTTGGTAGTTGCTTCTATTAAGATATCATTTGTAATTACAAATATGACATTTACACATTTTGAATGTCAAGCTTAAATTGATATGGCGGATACTCTACGTCATCTGGTTCCTGATTGTTACGGTGATACTTATCTCGATTATCTAGTTTTAAAAAATAGTTCGAATCCAGAATTTGTCTTTAACCGCTTTGAGTGTTTCTTCACCGGCAGCTATGAATCTCTGAACTTCGTATTGACCAGCAAATTTCTTTTTGAGTTCCATGTTAATCAGGAGCCATTGTTGAAAAGCAATTCCGTAATCATTTAATTCTTTTCTCTTCAGAAAATAAGGCATCTCGGACTTTTCAAGTTTAGTAGAATCCCAAATTAGAAGTTTATGGCGCTTCCATAGTTTAACAAGTCGTAACATTGATCTTGCATTGCGGATAAGATTAAGTTGCTCTTGCAGCTTGCCTGTTTGCCTTTGGTTTGTCTCCGGGTCGTATAATAACGAGTATCCGTATTCGGAATCTTCTGCTCTTCCAGAAACAAAGTCGATATCATAGTCTTCGTTGATTGTAATTCGATAGAGTAGTCCGAGTGAACGTGTTTCAAATTTTTTAGAGACTAGTTCAAATGCATACTCAGCTATTTCTCGTATATGGTCTTGTAGATCGTAAGGATAGTAAATATGAATATCCATATCTGCATAGGTGTTAATCTCGATTCTCTTTTCATAAACCCCTCCTATGTAAATTCGTGGAGCATATTTTCTTACGGGGGATAATGCCTGTAATACTCCGTTAAACTCTTTTCTTAGCTTCATTAATTTGTTTGGATCAATTCTTTCTGCAACAGTGCTGACTAAAAAACTATGAAGATCGTTTCCCATAAGTTCATTTTGATAAACGTTTTTGTTTTGGTCAAGATTTATTCATAGGTAATTGTGATTGGTAAATGTTTCTTTTGATTTGCCCAGGCTTTCCATTCAGGAGCGGTTGTAAATCTTTCACCGGTTTCTTTTTGTAAGAGTTGTATTACTTCTGATTGAATCGATGCAAATTTGTTCTTTCTATTCTTCTCTTGCAAGCCTTTAAAAATTCCGTGAATTCCAAAAGTAATTACAGTTGCGAAAGCATCACCAATATCAGCTTGCGTTTGTGTTTGGTATTCTTCCTGTAAAAATAGAATTAGAAAAGCATATTTTTTTTGATTTGGCAAATCCTTGATTTGTAGAATTGCTTCTGTTCGAATTGTTTGCGTTTTACCTGTGCGGCTGAGTCTACTAATTTCGCTGAATAGATTTTCATCCATCATCTTATTAAAAATAAAAAATACAGACGGAAGTAAACTCTGATTATCCTCCTTTAAAAAACGAAGATAGGTAGATTTCTTTTCTTTTTCGTTTCCCCCATTTTCCAATAGCCATGCAAGCAAATACTAAGTCTTCCGTTTTTGAATTAATACTACTTAAAATTTCTTGAAAGAGAGGTAAATCATCATTTGACCCATTTTCAACAATCCATTGGAGTGAGTATTTCCTTAATTCGTTATCTTTTAAATAGGAACGTATAAAGGAATCATTTTGTTTCTTCGGATGCTTGAGTAGAGACTGAATGGCAAGACTTCTATCGGGAGATTTTGGATTTTTAATAATGCTTTGTAGAAAATTGGAAGTATTCTCATCTTGCGTAATTTCGTATAGTTGAAATAATTCTTTCTTAGATGGATTCCAAATATCATTTTTATAAATAGCGATTAAATCTTTCACAAAGCGATTTGGATTTTTTTTAATCAATTCTCGAATTGGTGTGCGGATCATATGATCTTCTAAAAACAGCTTACACATCTCTTTATCTAGATTCGGATTTTTGCATTCACCAACAATAAAAATTCCAGCTTCACGGTTCCAGTAATGGGAATCTTTCAATAATTTTCTTGTATAAGCTCCTTCCTTACATTCACTTATTGATAGGAATTTCTTTGCTACTTCAATTTTATCATTCACAAATGTTGCTTTTAAAACAGACTGATAGATTTTTTCAGATTCTAATTTTGAATCTTGCGGACAAATGGAATTTGCCAATAAAAGAACGAAGAAAAATATGATTTTTTTAAGCATTTTAATTTTATGGATTACAATGCTTATCCGTGAAGAAACAGCATTGTAATTTTCAGTGCCTTTGTTGGCTTATTCTTTTTTTGACTCTTCGTGCCACTCGCATCCATAGGTCTCGATTAAGAAGTTATCTAATTCATCTGCTTTGATAGCAAGAGCTGCTAGATTTTTCTGAATGAGAGATCGTTTAGATGATTTTAAATCGGAAAGATGGGCGCGGTAGGAAATGTATATTAGCCCCTGGCTGATTCCAAGATAGAATGGAGAAACTGGATTACTCAAAATATATTTATAAACTTCTTGCAAATTTGTTTTTGGTAGTTTAGCAAGAGGACTCGTTGCAAATAAGAAGCTATTGCGATAAACGAAATAGCGAACAAGAGCACTTCCTCTA
Encoded here:
- a CDS encoding PAS domain S-box protein, with product MANEDYSNTDLLNRKNAMLDMVNRLQQTFLSETTSNEVFENALKMLLDITESEYGFIGEVLQNSEGQPFLKTKSITNIAWNEATRKFYEEKAPKGLEFTNLNTLFGVVLKTGRAIIANEPSTHPQRGGLPEGHPPLNAFLGLPLLVGTKMVGMAGVSNRLGGYDENLIAEIEPITTTLGRLIEAQQGKLALQESETRLLLAVKELQQKNRDLERTTTLLNDAQRISNMGAWELDLSTGKTFWTDEVYAIHEVEKDFDHNKLNGIEFYHTNYRPIISKAIAETIAKRIPFDVKCQFITAKRNHRWVRVSGYPVISDEKVTHLIGMFQDITKQEADREALQESESKLKEILNAINDGIWSVSLPDRKILYLSPSIESIYGYSTEELIEKPSLWQESIHPDDLFALEDTIQELTANGSSISIKRIIRKDGAVIWVQDKSFLIYENGKPIKVVGVISDITDSKRKQEEITTIRKEVEDITNAVNESSLVSIADINGNIVKTNQRYRDLTGYSEAELLGQNHRIFNSGYHNKSFWKSMWQTISSGTIWRGEVKNKAKDGSEHWVSTMIHPIKNMEGVITNYLSIRQDITDRKQAEKELQESEARYRGYIDNAPDGVFIVDATGQYTEVNDAGCAMTGYSKEEILTMSISDFLFEESFREGMNHFTRLLEIGKSAGELPFRHKDGSKRWWSLTTARLNSDRFIGFAKDITDRRQAEEELIKAKEKAEKNEEKYRILFNANKDGISLLSIGIDGKPSGFIDFNDAVCEAFGFARDELMHRRLEELEVPVPDNVMIKRLETLRTKGIIEFETIIKNQTGDYRNLDVKAVLINYYNQPALMNITRDITDRKRAELALKQFNDIAENIQLGIYVYHLENIKDDRTLRLTYANPATEKMTGIKTQNIIGKTLDENFPALRALNIPQRYAEVVRTQEQKNFEDVYYDDDRISQSFFSVKAFPLPNNYLGIAFENITESKLIAESLVIAKEEAENANKAKSEFLANMSHEIRTPLNAVIGFTELLKNTPLSPVQQQYVDIANVSGHTLLGVINGILDFSKIEAGMLKLEMIKVDLIELAEHSVEIVKYSAIKKNLKVHLDIDPSIPRFCITDPFRLRQVITNLLSNAVKFTHKGEVEFKIKFATMPNGLGKFHFSIRDTGIGIKEEQKNKLFKAFSQADSSTTRKFGGTGLGLVISEMIVNRLGSKINIESTHGEGSTFWFEFVTITEEGERLQITSPIENRICSETSFPNKEFSILIVEDDPINVILLEAMLRKIVPSAKYTEATTGLEGLEKYKQSQPDIVFMDMQMPEMGGLEATCEIRKLEQISSKHVPIIAFTAGAFKADEEKCLSAGMNYFLTKPAKLENITFVIRKYLFLDETPDIAQCH
- a CDS encoding heavy-metal-associated domain-containing protein; this translates as MKSLYQLEGMTCGHCVMHVEKEFSKEGITAKADLKNHSVSVELELDASMYNKLKTALEEEGYSLGNKIES